The Brassica oleracea var. oleracea cultivar TO1000 chromosome C6, BOL, whole genome shotgun sequence genome includes a region encoding these proteins:
- the LOC106297352 gene encoding uncharacterized protein LOC106297352 — protein sequence MGLFYLTEVWVFWYLRGLRVVAVDVKYNRVQVEELCLETMVDFKGGEYYDNEEAAVFLRYEKLFGHCKLCASLCHKEELCPLDDNNLKSSPERRRELREGNGAWTDGTKHEDRARSYKGVVINGQPGQQNKERDNRENYGKGKGKAVDVVDSKWVKVAEKGSRKPSTYYGSYRGDGEGSRYRNTRRDEGRSGGTRGGRTPVSAVREEGEIKGTGDDAATDEFQLELAKTQAEGSEAIIDTTEKEMGLIKLKGVMGQQEDIAADIDMEIEAIHASILENGEDVEVEDEFQTLSEEEAEQLAEVDGQEELVSGDGNNATVADDMATRQSNRRRLLKPSTAGSNKMRMASSLLSPRKRAVAKVGIRQGDGGKPLERKGPSNPKSTNLNF from the exons ATGGGGCTGTTTTACCTTACCGAGGTTTGGGTGTTTTGGTATCTGCGGGGATTGAGAGTAGTTGCGGTTGATGTGAAGTATAACAGAGTTCAAGTAGAGGAGCTGTGTCTGGAGACGATGGTGGATTTCAAAGGAGGAGAGTACTATGATAATGAGGAAGCGGCAGTCTTTCTGCGCTATGAAAAGTTATTCGGGCACTGCAAGCTATGTGCTAGTCTTTGTCACAAGGAGGAGCTATGTCCTTTAGATGACAATAATTTAAAGTCGAGCCCAGAGAGAAGAAGGGAGCTTAGAGAAGGCAATGGAGCGTGGACAGATGGTACGAAACATGAGGATCGAGCTCGTAGTTATAAGGGTGTGGTCATCAACGGGCAACCGGGTCAACAGAACAAAGAAAGAGACAACCGGGAAAACTATGGGAAAGGAAAGGGAAAGGCGGTTGATGTGGTGGACTCTAAGTGGGTCAAGGTAGCTGAGAAGGGATCTAGGAAGCCTTCTACCTACTATGGAAGTTATAGAGGAGATGGTGAGGGCTCTCGATACAGAAACACGCGGAGGGATGAGGGGAGAAGTGGAGGCACACGTGGGGGA AGGACTCCAGTTTCCGCAGTTAGGGAAGAAGGGGAGATCAAGGGTACTGGTGATGATGCAGCGACTGACGAGTTTCAACTTGAACTAGCTAAGACGCAGGCGGAAGGATCAGAGGCGATAATTGACACTACTGAGAAGGAGATGGGTTTAATCAAGCTCAAGGGAGTGATGGGGCAACAGGAGGACATAGCAGCTGACATTGATATGGAAATAGAGGCTATTCATGCTTCCATATTGGAGAATGGTGAGGATGTGGAGGTAGAGGATGAGTTTCAGACTCTCTCGGAGGAGGAAGCTGAGCAACTGGCTGAGGTTGATGGGCAAGAGGAACTGGTGAGTGGTGATGGCAACAACGCAACGGTAGCAGATGACATGGCGACGAGACAGAGTAATCGCAGGAGGCTGCTCAAACCCAGCACAGCGGGTAGCAACAAGATGAGGATGGCAAGCTCGCTTCTCTCTCCACGCAAACGTGCTGTAGCTAAGGTGGGAATTCGTCAGGGTGATGGTGGTAAACCGTTAGAAAGAAAGGGGCCTTCAAACCCGAAGTCAACGAACCTCAACTTTTAA